TTGCCGGCGTTCTCGATCACACCCACTGGCATCAGGGACGGGCGGCCGACATGCTCGGCATTTCGGCGAAGACCTTGTATCGAAAGATTCGCGAGTATGGCTTCAAGCGCCCCGCGGGCGGAGCACGCACATGAAGATTCTCGTGATCGAGGACGATCCCACCGTCGGCGAGTTCGTGCGGCGTGGGCTCGAGGAGCAGCGGTGGCAGGCAGATCTGGTGAACAACGGGCTGGAAGGCGAGCGGATGGCGGTGTCACAGCCGTACGATCTCGTCATTCTCGATATGCGGCTGCCCGGTCGGAACGGGCTCGATGTCCTCCGCACGCTTCGTTCGCGCGGCTTCGAGCGGCCCGTTCTCGTACTCACCGCGCAGGACGCGGTCGACGCCAAGGTCGAGACGCTGCGAGCCGGTGCCGACGACTATGTCACCAAGCCGTTCGCCTTCGAGGAGCTGCTCGCCCGCGTCGAAGCGCTGCTGCGC
This region of Gemmatimonas groenlandica genomic DNA includes:
- a CDS encoding response regulator transcription factor; translated protein: MKILVIEDDPTVGEFVRRGLEEQRWQADLVNNGLEGERMAVSQPYDLVILDMRLPGRNGLDVLRTLRSRGFERPVLVLTAQDAVDAKVETLRAGADDYVTKPFAFEELLARVEALLRRPRAMASPQLRVADLELDQGTRDVRRGEESIELTPKEFAVLEYLMRHAGRVMSRTLITEYAWGYHFDPGTNIVDVVINHLRKKIDAKFEKKLITTVRGVGYMIRG